A part of Gemmatimonas groenlandica genomic DNA contains:
- a CDS encoding ribonuclease D: protein MSASAPLYLDTVDSVDQFLASLSPVRAIALDTEGASFHRFVDRIYLLQMSTDRHEAVIDPLPIGKPSRLGALIEDPQVEIVLHDADYDLRLLHQDYGWQVKNLFDTRVAAQLLGIRAFGLAALLEQYFGLKLDKKHQRADWSMRPLTADMLDYAAQDTRHLLGLRDKLHQQLVTKGRWHWAQEEFIRAETTRWDPDQAENSFLRMKGARDLTRRELARLRELVKWRDSIAAELDRATFRVAGNETLLDLARLAPMTRDTLFAVKGFPRGMNDGRAQEALQAIARGNDVAEADLPRFPKAARWDREADFDDRVARLKAVRDVVATDLDLDPGVLCSRDRMEAVARRRPRHVDDLQELPELRKWQAEVLGPGFVKALAPFATTADSPYKAE, encoded by the coding sequence ATGTCAGCATCCGCACCGCTCTATCTCGATACGGTCGACTCTGTCGATCAGTTCCTCGCCAGCCTCTCACCGGTCCGAGCCATCGCGCTCGATACGGAAGGCGCGAGTTTTCACCGCTTCGTGGACCGCATCTATCTGCTGCAGATGTCCACCGATCGACATGAAGCCGTGATCGATCCGCTCCCGATCGGCAAGCCGTCGCGTCTGGGTGCATTGATCGAGGATCCGCAGGTGGAAATCGTGTTGCACGACGCCGATTACGATCTGCGACTGCTGCATCAGGACTATGGATGGCAGGTGAAGAATCTGTTCGACACGCGCGTGGCCGCACAGCTCTTGGGTATTCGGGCATTCGGTCTCGCTGCGTTGCTGGAACAGTATTTCGGCCTGAAGCTCGACAAGAAGCATCAGCGCGCCGACTGGAGCATGCGTCCCCTTACGGCGGACATGCTCGATTACGCAGCGCAAGACACACGCCACTTGCTCGGCCTTCGCGACAAGCTACATCAGCAGTTGGTGACGAAGGGTCGCTGGCATTGGGCGCAGGAAGAATTCATTCGTGCGGAAACCACGCGATGGGATCCCGATCAGGCCGAGAACAGCTTTCTTCGCATGAAGGGCGCACGCGATCTCACGCGTCGTGAACTCGCGCGTCTTCGCGAGCTGGTCAAGTGGCGTGACTCGATCGCCGCCGAGCTCGATCGCGCGACGTTCCGCGTCGCCGGCAACGAAACACTGCTCGATCTGGCACGTCTCGCGCCAATGACGCGCGACACGCTGTTCGCGGTGAAGGGCTTCCCGCGCGGTATGAACGACGGGCGCGCCCAGGAAGCGTTGCAGGCCATCGCTCGCGGTAACGACGTGGCTGAGGCCGATCTACCGCGCTTTCCGAAAGCGGCGCGCTGGGATCGCGAGGCCGACTTCGACGATCGCGTGGCGCGGCTCAAGGCCGTGCGTGATGTCGTGGCGACCGACCTCGATCTTGATCCGGGCGTGCTCTGCTCGCGCGACCGGATGGAAGCGGTGGCGCGTCGTCGTCCGCGCCACGTGGATGACCTTCAAGAGCTCCCCGAGCTCCGGAAATGGCAGGCCGAGGTGCTCGGTCCTGGCTTCGTGAAGGCGCTCGCGCCGTTCGCGACCACTGCCGATTCGCCGTACAAGGCCGAGTAA
- a CDS encoding signal peptidase II, with product MRLDTLRASRVQGLFDTVRARFIGITALVATVDLLAKEVAVRSLGSSGVVPFSDRFSLFVVFNTGSAGGVQVGPYTWQLNVLVTLLAVGLIASVVQAMAAVDRRATRALAFVAGGAVGNLLSMLFGPEGVADFLAIRLSGETTIVANVADFALWTGAVMLVPVALLLLRLARAERAERDAVLRAELS from the coding sequence ATGCGACTCGATACGCTTCGCGCTTCACGCGTCCAGGGCTTGTTCGACACCGTCCGTGCCCGCTTCATCGGGATCACGGCGCTCGTTGCCACCGTCGATCTCCTGGCGAAAGAAGTCGCGGTTCGGTCACTGGGATCGAGCGGGGTTGTGCCCTTCAGCGATCGGTTCTCACTGTTTGTCGTGTTCAACACGGGCAGTGCCGGCGGCGTGCAGGTCGGCCCCTACACGTGGCAGCTCAACGTTCTGGTCACCCTGTTGGCCGTCGGCTTGATCGCGTCGGTGGTGCAGGCGATGGCTGCGGTAGACCGTCGCGCTACGCGGGCGCTGGCGTTCGTCGCTGGCGGCGCCGTAGGCAACCTGCTCAGCATGCTCTTCGGCCCCGAAGGCGTCGCCGACTTTTTAGCGATCCGACTGTCCGGCGAAACCACGATTGTGGCCAACGTGGCCGACTTCGCCCTCTGGACGGGCGCGGTCATGCTGGTGCCGGTGGCGCTGTTGCTACTCCGCCTGGCGCGGGCCGAGCGGGCCGAGCGGGACGCGGTGCTGCGCGCCGAGCTTTCCTGA
- a CDS encoding metal-sulfur cluster assembly factor, with amino-acid sequence MDQIQDPTPEAEPAGEISADQARLVLRRVKDPELNLNIVDLGLIYEVHVTGSNVQIDMSLTSPGCPSGPEIMGEAEQQLRTIPGIGDVTMNLVWSPPWTPERIEPRVRAYMGF; translated from the coding sequence ATGGATCAGATCCAAGACCCGACGCCTGAAGCGGAACCCGCTGGCGAGATTTCGGCCGACCAAGCGCGTTTGGTGCTTCGTCGCGTGAAAGACCCGGAGCTCAATCTCAACATCGTCGATCTCGGCTTGATCTACGAGGTGCACGTAACCGGTTCGAACGTGCAGATCGATATGAGTCTCACGTCGCCTGGCTGCCCGTCAGGACCGGAAATCATGGGCGAGGCAGAACAGCAGCTGCGCACGATTCCGGGCATCGGTGACGTCACGATGAACCTGGTGTGGTCGCCGCCCTGGACGCCCGAGCGCATCGAGCCCCGGGTCCGCGCCTACATGGGCTTCTAG
- a CDS encoding serine hydrolase domain-containing protein has protein sequence MLLLAALVIAAADMTATNGLPEREPAAVGMSSARLATIDRVVQRGVEAGGYPGASVVVGRKGYSVLSRGFGALDWSGRTRVSSRESIYDLASLTKVVATTTAIMVLYDAGKVDIDAPVSRYLPDFSGGLRDQVTVRHLLTHRAGLPAGRELWRIAKTPAEARAAVMTSPIQCAPGNCYEYSDLGADLLGFVAEAASGQTLDAFLERAVFAKLGMSDTHFRPDAMSSVRTAPTEIAPPRGYPLRGEVHDENAYALGGVAGHAGLFSTAEDLSVFAQMLLDGGVYNGVRVVSDSAVALFTKRAAGHRALGWDTCDGGAGCGQYMSERAFGHTGFTGTSLWIDPDRQMFVILLTNRVHAARARRPSKVIADVRNDLADAAVLAVMDDPTGVMAMPVSFRADRAQDWNRPLRSSRASSAASRRRAAAAKRASAKRASAKRAASKKSSAKSSSKSTAKSGTKATVSKSSVSAKKKTSVKKPVVKKSTKKKR, from the coding sequence GTGTTACTGCTCGCCGCACTCGTCATCGCTGCTGCCGACATGACGGCCACCAACGGGCTCCCCGAACGGGAACCGGCCGCCGTTGGCATGTCCTCGGCGCGCCTGGCCACGATCGATCGCGTAGTCCAGCGCGGGGTCGAGGCGGGCGGGTATCCCGGCGCATCGGTCGTAGTGGGTCGAAAGGGCTACTCGGTCTTGTCGCGCGGCTTCGGCGCGCTCGATTGGTCGGGCCGGACCCGGGTCTCGTCGCGGGAAAGCATCTACGACCTCGCGTCGCTCACGAAGGTCGTGGCGACCACCACGGCCATCATGGTGTTGTACGATGCGGGCAAGGTCGATATCGACGCACCCGTGTCGCGGTACCTCCCTGACTTTTCCGGCGGACTGCGCGATCAGGTGACGGTTCGTCATCTGCTCACACATCGCGCCGGTCTGCCAGCCGGCCGTGAACTCTGGCGTATCGCGAAGACCCCGGCCGAAGCGCGTGCGGCCGTGATGACCTCGCCGATCCAGTGCGCGCCCGGTAACTGCTACGAGTATTCCGACCTCGGCGCCGACCTCCTGGGCTTCGTCGCCGAAGCGGCCAGCGGCCAAACGCTCGATGCCTTCCTGGAGCGTGCCGTCTTCGCGAAGCTGGGCATGTCGGACACGCATTTCCGCCCGGACGCGATGTCGTCGGTGCGCACGGCGCCCACCGAGATCGCACCGCCGCGCGGTTATCCGCTGCGGGGCGAGGTGCATGACGAGAACGCCTACGCGCTCGGTGGCGTGGCGGGGCATGCGGGGTTGTTCAGCACCGCCGAAGACTTGTCGGTGTTCGCCCAGATGCTGCTCGACGGCGGCGTCTACAACGGCGTGCGCGTGGTCTCCGATTCGGCGGTCGCGCTGTTCACGAAGCGGGCCGCCGGTCATCGCGCGTTGGGCTGGGATACCTGCGACGGCGGCGCCGGCTGCGGGCAGTACATGTCCGAGCGCGCCTTCGGCCACACCGGCTTCACGGGCACGTCGCTCTGGATCGATCCCGACCGGCAGATGTTCGTCATTCTCCTCACCAACCGGGTGCATGCGGCCCGGGCTCGACGTCCCAGCAAGGTCATCGCCGACGTACGGAACGACCTCGCCGATGCCGCGGTGCTCGCGGTGATGGACGATCCCACCGGCGTCATGGCGATGCCGGTCAGCTTCCGGGCCGACCGCGCGCAGGACTGGAACCGTCCCCTGCGGTCCAGTCGGGCCAGCAGCGCGGCTTCTCGTCGGCGGGCAGCGGCCGCCAAGCGGGCCTCAGCCAAGCGGGCCTCAGCCAAGCGGGCGGCGTCCAAGAAGTCGTCGGCCAAGTCGTCATCGAAGTCCACGGCGAAATCGGGCACCAAGGCGACGGTATCCAAGTCGTCGGTCAGCGCCAAAAAGAAGACCTCGGTGAAGAAGCCCGTGGTCAAAAAGAGCACCAAGAAGAAGCGCTAG
- a CDS encoding RNA polymerase sigma factor, with translation MTDSMEPMETDAAIVRRAIEGDERAMRLLWNQHAAHVDAVVRRLAADPDLAEDIAQEVWIQIFRALPSWRGDAKFSTWVHRVAINRTLNALRRTKRLAATETAIEEDSAYVEQDADRSMLAHTIDEAARKLSPGARTVFLLHDVEGYTHEEIATELGITPGGSKSQLFKARAKLRRLLAPLVDTSSTGMDRSYAAPGF, from the coding sequence GTGACAGATTCGATGGAACCCATGGAAACCGACGCCGCTATCGTCCGCCGGGCGATCGAGGGCGACGAGCGAGCCATGCGCCTGCTGTGGAATCAGCACGCCGCGCATGTCGACGCCGTCGTCCGTCGACTCGCCGCGGATCCCGACCTTGCCGAGGACATCGCGCAGGAAGTATGGATCCAGATCTTTCGCGCCCTCCCGTCATGGCGGGGCGACGCGAAGTTCAGCACCTGGGTACATCGCGTCGCCATCAATCGCACGCTGAATGCACTTCGGCGTACCAAGCGACTTGCCGCGACCGAAACGGCGATCGAAGAAGACTCGGCCTATGTGGAGCAGGACGCCGATCGCAGCATGCTCGCGCACACGATCGATGAGGCGGCGCGCAAGCTGTCGCCCGGCGCCCGCACGGTGTTCCTGTTGCACGATGTGGAAGGCTATACCCACGAAGAGATCGCGACGGAGCTGGGGATCACCCCCGGCGGTTCGAAGTCGCAGCTCTTCAAGGCGCGTGCGAAGCTTCGCCGGTTGCTCGCCCCGCTTGTCGACACTTCATCAACCGGCATGGATCGCAGCTATGCAGCACCTGGATTCTGA
- a CDS encoding PDZ domain-containing protein, with amino-acid sequence MRLPLLSAVVLFVTASALSADALLAQTTVRTPTRVRGTIIASSAANACAELAATPSALVNAPEGMALLRLRRELESVAFTLEQQQQLQGVDVQRITQAQRGVDSLMQTIIVRVQHRDGPDGEVITVQRGDSIRTLRLSAPAIEANIRSLQPQITAFIAAAEAQSGRAVSETGYMGVGLLGAQVRTVTPEGVLVSHCDYPVVETVDIGSPASRAGVLAGDTVLAYNGRDLKLRAVNYQSMLVPGETVRLRVKRGTKAREIPVTVVARKVERQIVVMRGPDAPMSSLPPDAPRALSGRLMISSAAPSASPSSPIMSTISGPISGPVPANGVAVLLGAQLSTVDDDFAEVLGLEPGILLLRAMPGSPFAEAGLRSGEIIRAFNGTAVRDVQAMRRAIAGAASRDARLTVFSRANGTRTVTLRW; translated from the coding sequence ATGCGTCTCCCTTTGTTGTCCGCCGTTGTCCTGTTCGTCACCGCCAGCGCGCTGAGTGCCGACGCGCTCCTCGCCCAGACCACGGTGCGCACGCCTACCCGCGTGCGCGGAACGATCATCGCCAGTTCCGCCGCGAACGCCTGCGCCGAGTTGGCGGCGACCCCGTCGGCGTTGGTGAATGCGCCCGAAGGCATGGCCCTGTTGCGTCTCAGGCGCGAGCTCGAAAGCGTCGCGTTCACCCTCGAACAGCAACAGCAACTGCAGGGTGTCGATGTGCAGCGAATCACGCAGGCGCAGCGCGGCGTCGATTCGCTCATGCAAACCATCATCGTGCGCGTACAGCATCGCGATGGTCCGGATGGTGAGGTGATCACCGTGCAGCGCGGAGACAGTATCCGCACATTGCGATTGAGCGCGCCCGCGATCGAGGCGAACATCCGCTCGTTGCAACCGCAGATCACCGCGTTCATCGCCGCCGCCGAAGCGCAGTCGGGCCGCGCCGTGAGCGAGACGGGCTACATGGGTGTCGGGTTGCTCGGCGCGCAGGTGCGCACGGTCACTCCCGAGGGCGTGCTGGTCAGCCATTGTGACTATCCCGTCGTGGAGACGGTGGATATCGGGTCGCCCGCGTCACGGGCCGGCGTACTCGCCGGTGATACGGTGCTCGCCTACAACGGACGCGACCTCAAGCTGCGCGCGGTGAACTACCAGAGCATGCTGGTGCCCGGAGAGACGGTGCGTCTGCGCGTGAAGCGCGGAACCAAGGCCCGCGAGATTCCGGTGACCGTCGTGGCGCGCAAGGTGGAGCGACAGATCGTGGTGATGCGTGGCCCCGATGCCCCGATGTCGTCGCTGCCGCCCGACGCGCCCCGGGCGCTCAGTGGTCGTCTTATGATTTCGTCGGCGGCACCGTCGGCCTCACCCTCGTCTCCAATCATGAGTACGATATCGGGCCCGATTTCAGGTCCCGTCCCCGCGAACGGTGTCGCGGTCCTGCTTGGCGCGCAGCTGTCCACGGTCGACGACGACTTTGCCGAGGTGTTGGGACTCGAACCGGGCATTCTGCTGTTGCGCGCCATGCCGGGATCGCCATTCGCCGAGGCCGGACTGCGGAGCGGCGAGATCATTCGCGCGTTCAACGGCACGGCGGTGCGCGATGTGCAAGCGATGCGTCGTGCCATTGCCGGGGCGGCGTCCCGCGATGCGCGGCTTACCGTGTTCTCCCGCGCGAACGGCACGCGGACGGTCACGCTCCGCTGGTAA
- a CDS encoding matrixin family metalloprotease: MKTAETLLACCVVGLACFIGGQSVGVRTSATRNEAAGAIDERAPRTGRGLRIAVDSGTIVPRALRHGEELLVPSSLLVRPDRPSISADEMRRRLAPGIEGTYMNALLRSRDSALTRWPDRTTRPLRVFIRDGETIEGWKPDYLPVVRDAFDTWVQAGIPVRFTFVIDSASADVHVRFTSSFANGISGKTIWSRDAAYWLVSSDIQLAVSHPGGGYVTPPQMRAIALHEVGHLLGLDHAESSDDIMSARVRVRELSETDRATVRLLYTVPAGSVK; the protein is encoded by the coding sequence ATGAAGACCGCGGAAACGCTGCTCGCCTGCTGTGTGGTCGGATTGGCCTGCTTCATCGGCGGGCAGAGTGTCGGCGTGCGCACGTCCGCCACGCGGAACGAGGCCGCCGGCGCGATCGATGAACGCGCCCCCCGTACCGGTCGCGGGCTCCGCATCGCGGTCGACAGCGGCACGATCGTGCCACGCGCGCTACGGCACGGCGAGGAGCTGCTGGTGCCATCGTCATTGCTCGTGCGCCCTGATCGCCCGTCGATCTCCGCCGACGAAATGCGTCGTCGCCTCGCCCCCGGCATCGAGGGCACCTACATGAACGCGCTGTTGCGCTCCCGCGATTCCGCCCTCACGCGCTGGCCCGACCGCACGACGCGGCCGCTGCGCGTGTTCATCCGCGATGGCGAGACCATCGAGGGATGGAAGCCGGATTATCTCCCGGTCGTGCGCGATGCGTTCGACACCTGGGTGCAAGCCGGCATTCCCGTGCGCTTCACGTTCGTCATCGACTCGGCGAGCGCCGACGTGCACGTGCGCTTCACCAGCTCGTTCGCCAATGGGATCAGCGGCAAGACCATCTGGAGCCGCGATGCCGCGTATTGGCTCGTCTCGAGCGATATCCAGCTGGCCGTGTCACATCCGGGCGGCGGCTACGTCACGCCCCCGCAGATGCGCGCTATCGCGCTGCACGAAGTCGGTCACTTGCTTGGTCTCGATCACGCTGAATCCTCCGACGACATCATGTCGGCTCGCGTACGGGTGCGAGAACTCAGCGAGACCGACCGCGCTACCGTACGATTGCTGTATACGGTGCCCGCCGGCAGTGTGAAGTAG
- a CDS encoding alpha/beta fold hydrolase translates to MSSTLDRYLAFRRSLGARPALEPLTVRARGLDFAVYRTPAVAGTPPLVCINGGLLFDHTLLWPALAALATDRQLIFFDRRGRGRSGSPPGVQAARIEFDAGDVPALRRALGIPAWDVLGHSWGGGIAMLATAQDLASTRKLVLVNAVGVTSAWLPPLHKAGVARLEGSAQERLAAFDPASLTTPDLDAHARYTQAFFPAWFADQQFAASVTPPKGTSVTGAVVAARLRREGYDWGDALRDLPTPTLVVHGAADVLPLAEASRTAAHLGHARLLPVAEAGHNPFWEAPVAFFAAVQTFLAEGSPDS, encoded by the coding sequence GTGTCGTCCACCCTCGATCGCTACCTGGCCTTTCGCCGTTCACTCGGAGCGCGTCCGGCGCTCGAGCCGCTCACCGTCCGCGCCCGCGGACTCGACTTCGCGGTGTATCGCACGCCGGCCGTGGCGGGCACGCCGCCGCTCGTGTGCATCAACGGCGGTCTGTTGTTCGATCACACGTTGCTCTGGCCCGCGCTCGCCGCACTCGCCACCGACCGGCAATTGATCTTCTTCGATCGACGCGGCCGTGGCCGAAGCGGGTCGCCACCCGGTGTGCAGGCCGCGCGCATCGAGTTCGACGCCGGCGACGTGCCCGCGCTGCGCCGTGCGCTCGGCATCCCGGCGTGGGATGTGCTCGGTCACTCGTGGGGCGGCGGTATCGCGATGCTCGCAACGGCGCAGGACCTCGCGAGCACGCGGAAACTCGTGCTGGTCAACGCCGTCGGCGTCACCAGTGCATGGCTCCCGCCACTCCACAAGGCCGGCGTGGCGAGACTTGAAGGAAGCGCGCAGGAGCGGCTCGCCGCGTTCGACCCGGCGTCACTCACGACACCCGATCTCGACGCGCACGCGCGCTACACGCAGGCGTTCTTTCCCGCCTGGTTTGCCGACCAGCAGTTCGCCGCCAGTGTGACACCACCCAAAGGCACCAGCGTCACCGGCGCGGTGGTCGCGGCGCGACTGCGCCGAGAAGGCTACGACTGGGGCGACGCGCTGCGTGACCTGCCCACGCCAACGCTCGTCGTGCATGGAGCGGCGGACGTCCTGCCGCTTGCGGAAGCATCACGCACGGCGGCGCACCTGGGCCACGCGCGTCTGCTGCCGGTCGCGGAGGCGGGCCACAATCCCTTCTGGGAAGCCCCCGTCGCGTTCTTCGCTGCGGTGCAGACCTTCCTCGCGGAGGGATCACCAGACTCCTGA
- a CDS encoding patatin-like phospholipase family protein, which yields MTSLLTLRAGPAAVAHLREHGGLRADHIDIVPGASGGAKWIGIGGLDRYLFGHLLQRPRSHPLHLIGSSIGSWRMASLAQRDPVAALARGHEAYIYRQRYSPKPDAREVSDVLSRALDYLLGAEGVHEILSHPTFRVHVITAESRGLASSARRPLLATAMALAAAANIVTRRSLAWQMKRTIFHSAGDDSPFLHLRDLPTVHRALTPENLRAALLASGSIPLLMEGVRIPGAPGLHWDGGVTDYHLDLDYGPGPGLVLYAHFYDHVVPGWFDKSLPWRRAGAANFSRTLLIAPSPAFLASLPGKRLPDRRDFFDFSEAERMTRWQTILDASTALGDELHELIETGRLVDAIVP from the coding sequence ATGACCTCCCTGCTCACCCTGCGCGCCGGCCCCGCCGCGGTCGCCCACCTGCGCGAGCATGGCGGCCTCCGCGCCGATCACATCGACATCGTGCCGGGTGCCTCGGGAGGCGCCAAATGGATCGGCATCGGCGGACTCGACCGATATCTGTTCGGGCACCTGCTCCAAAGGCCGCGCAGCCACCCGCTGCACCTCATCGGCTCCTCGATCGGCAGCTGGCGCATGGCCTCGCTCGCTCAACGCGATCCAGTGGCCGCCCTCGCGCGCGGACACGAGGCGTACATCTACCGCCAGCGCTATTCGCCCAAGCCGGATGCACGCGAGGTCAGCGACGTCCTCAGCCGCGCCCTCGACTATCTGCTCGGCGCCGAGGGCGTGCATGAGATCCTGTCGCATCCGACGTTTCGCGTGCACGTGATCACGGCCGAATCGCGCGGCCTCGCGTCGAGTGCACGTCGGCCTCTGCTGGCCACCGCCATGGCCCTCGCCGCCGCCGCCAACATCGTGACGCGGCGCTCGCTCGCCTGGCAGATGAAACGCACGATCTTTCATTCCGCCGGCGACGACTCACCGTTCTTGCACCTGCGCGACTTGCCGACCGTGCATCGCGCACTCACGCCCGAGAATTTGCGCGCGGCGCTGCTTGCCTCAGGATCGATTCCGCTGCTCATGGAAGGCGTGCGCATTCCCGGTGCCCCTGGCCTGCACTGGGACGGCGGCGTGACCGACTACCACCTGGACCTCGACTACGGGCCCGGTCCCGGCCTCGTGCTGTATGCGCACTTCTACGATCATGTCGTGCCGGGTTGGTTTGACAAATCGCTGCCGTGGCGACGCGCCGGTGCAGCGAATTTCTCTCGCACATTGCTCATCGCACCGTCGCCGGCGTTCCTGGCGTCGTTACCGGGCAAACGCCTTCCCGACCGCCGTGACTTCTTCGACTTCAGCGAAGCCGAACGCATGACGCGATGGCAAACGATTCTCGACGCGAGCACCGCACTTGGCGATGAGTTGCATGAGCTCATCGAGACCGGCCGACTGGTCGACGCCATCGTGCCCTGA
- a CDS encoding PepSY-associated TM helix domain-containing protein, with the protein MRLLRRLLFWTHLVIGVAAGALVFIMAVTGVLLTYQKQMTVWADLRGLDGAPPAAGQLALPADTLLSRVAASQHATPTAIVWRSGASTPVELQFGREKRVFANAYTAEVVGTGSVGMRGFFRQVTDWHRWLAAKGERRDLGRAATGAANLAFLAIVLSGIWLWWPRNLTWASVRSVTWFRRGLSGKARDFNWHNVIGFWSAIPLVIVVASGVVISYPWASALVFRVAGEAPPGRTAAGPSPAGPSPSERSAGEGRSGGPSGALPGSLQPRLAVAKSQMPDWRTITLTLPTKPNADASFALDRGMGGEPHKRATAVITTDGHVAELQSFATQTPGRRLRSILRFAHTGEVLGAFGQTIAGLISLGSALLVFTGIALSLRRLSAWLRRRSTPALQ; encoded by the coding sequence GTGCGCCTTCTCCGCCGCCTCCTGTTCTGGACCCACCTCGTGATCGGCGTCGCTGCCGGCGCCCTCGTATTCATCATGGCCGTGACCGGTGTGCTGCTCACGTACCAGAAGCAGATGACGGTCTGGGCCGACCTGCGGGGGCTCGACGGCGCACCGCCAGCGGCGGGGCAGTTGGCCTTGCCCGCCGACACACTCCTGTCCCGCGTCGCCGCCTCCCAGCACGCGACCCCCACGGCGATCGTGTGGCGATCGGGTGCGAGCACGCCGGTGGAGCTGCAGTTCGGACGGGAGAAGCGCGTCTTTGCCAACGCCTACACGGCGGAGGTGGTGGGCACGGGATCGGTCGGCATGCGTGGCTTCTTCCGGCAGGTCACCGACTGGCACCGCTGGCTCGCGGCCAAGGGTGAGCGGCGCGATCTCGGGCGCGCCGCGACCGGCGCCGCCAATCTGGCGTTCTTGGCGATCGTGCTGAGCGGCATCTGGCTCTGGTGGCCGCGCAACCTCACCTGGGCGTCGGTGCGCAGCGTGACCTGGTTCCGCCGCGGCCTGTCGGGCAAAGCGCGCGATTTTAACTGGCACAACGTGATCGGCTTCTGGAGCGCGATCCCGCTGGTGATCGTGGTGGCGTCGGGCGTCGTGATCTCCTATCCGTGGGCCAGCGCACTGGTGTTTCGCGTGGCGGGCGAGGCGCCTCCAGGGCGTACCGCCGCCGGTCCGTCGCCCGCCGGCCCGTCGCCCAGCGAGCGCTCCGCCGGCGAAGGACGGTCCGGCGGCCCGTCTGGCGCCCTCCCCGGCTCGCTGCAGCCGCGATTGGCCGTCGCGAAGTCTCAGATGCCCGACTGGCGCACGATCACGCTCACGCTGCCCACCAAGCCCAACGCTGACGCGTCCTTCGCGCTCGACCGCGGCATGGGTGGTGAACCCCACAAGCGCGCCACAGCTGTGATCACCACCGACGGCCATGTCGCAGAACTGCAGTCCTTCGCCACGCAGACCCCCGGCCGACGCCTGCGCTCGATCCTGCGCTTCGCCCACACCGGTGAAGTCCTCGGTGCATTCGGCCAGACCATCGCTGGTCTCATCTCGCTCGGCAGCGCCCTGCTGGTCTTCACCGGCATTGCTCTTTCACTCCGCCGCCTGAGTGCCTGGCTTCGCCGGCGCTCCACCCCCGCTCTGCAGTAG